The following proteins are co-located in the Clostridiales bacterium genome:
- a CDS encoding winged helix-turn-helix transcriptional regulator: MSEKINLDRCDCTVIHEGVVSMVKERMPDEEKLYDLAELFKVFGDSTRIRILWALSESDMCVCDIAALLNMSQSAISHQLRILKQTRLVKNRKDGKVVYYSLDDSHVKQIFEMGLIHICE; the protein is encoded by the coding sequence ATGAGTGAAAAAATCAATTTGGATCGCTGCGACTGTACTGTGATCCACGAAGGCGTTGTAAGTATGGTTAAGGAGAGAATGCCTGACGAAGAAAAGCTTTATGATCTGGCAGAACTTTTTAAGGTATTCGGTGATTCTACAAGAATCCGAATCCTCTGGGCCTTGTCCGAGTCTGACATGTGCGTTTGTGATATTGCAGCGCTGCTGAACATGAGTCAATCGGCTATCTCACATCAACTCAGAATTTTAAAACAGACGAGACTGGTTAAAAACAGGAAAGACGGTAAGGTTGTCTATTATTCCCTCGACGATTCCCATGTCAAGCAGATCTTTGAAATGGGACTGATCCACATCTGCGAGTAA
- a CDS encoding amino acid permease: protein MGTEKHGEDTKLHRGIGPRQLSMIAIGGAIGTGLWFASGSAISSAGPGGAMVAFGLMGLIVFFMMTSLGEMATQLPLVGSFEAYANRFIDPAFGFAVGWNYWFSWSITVAAEFVAAGLIVKFWLPNVPVTVVAMISFTLLMILNLISAKSFAEAEYWFAGIKVVTIAIFLIVGVLMIVGIMNGHSMGFQNWILDAGDGRKAPFVGGFAAMMMVFLVAGFSFQGTEIVGLAAAEAKNPEKNVPKAIKSVFWRILLFYIGSIFVVGTLVSFTDPQLLGGGIDNIAASPMVIVFKNAGFAAAASVLNAVILTSVLSCGNSGLYTSSRMLHAMALRGNAPKFFSKVNRKGVPVYAVWATGLIGALAFFASMIGEGKAYYIFYNASGLSGFMIWLGIAICHYRFRKAWVKQGHSLDELKYKALFYPFAPIFAMISITIVIFGANVWVFEEGAFTWFDFITNYCLIVIIPGLYFGYKWKHKTKIVPLEECDFTLPKEETVDNSK from the coding sequence ATGGGTACTGAAAAACATGGTGAAGATACCAAACTGCATCGCGGTATCGGACCCAGACAGCTTAGCATGATCGCAATCGGCGGAGCAATCGGAACTGGTTTATGGTTTGCCAGCGGAAGTGCGATCTCAAGTGCAGGTCCGGGCGGTGCAATGGTTGCCTTTGGTCTTATGGGCCTTATAGTATTTTTTATGATGACTTCACTTGGAGAAATGGCTACCCAACTTCCCCTGGTTGGTTCTTTTGAGGCTTATGCCAACAGATTTATTGACCCTGCTTTTGGTTTCGCAGTAGGCTGGAACTACTGGTTTTCTTGGTCCATCACAGTTGCAGCTGAATTTGTTGCAGCGGGATTGATCGTGAAATTCTGGCTGCCAAATGTCCCTGTAACCGTTGTTGCTATGATATCCTTTACATTATTGATGATACTCAACCTTATTTCAGCAAAATCCTTTGCTGAGGCAGAATATTGGTTTGCAGGAATCAAAGTAGTAACCATCGCAATTTTCTTAATTGTAGGTGTTTTAATGATCGTTGGTATCATGAACGGTCATTCTATGGGCTTCCAGAACTGGATTTTAGATGCTGGTGATGGCCGGAAAGCTCCATTCGTCGGGGGCTTTGCTGCTATGATGATGGTATTTCTGGTTGCAGGCTTCTCGTTCCAGGGAACGGAAATTGTCGGTCTTGCAGCGGCAGAAGCAAAAAACCCTGAAAAGAACGTGCCAAAGGCAATCAAAAGCGTATTTTGGAGAATTCTGTTATTCTACATCGGTTCCATTTTTGTAGTTGGTACATTGGTATCGTTTACTGATCCTCAGCTGCTGGGCGGTGGAATTGACAACATTGCAGCTTCCCCAATGGTAATTGTATTCAAAAACGCAGGTTTTGCTGCAGCAGCGTCTGTTCTGAACGCAGTTATTCTTACATCGGTACTATCTTGTGGTAACTCCGGTCTTTATACCTCATCCAGAATGCTCCACGCAATGGCCCTAAGAGGAAATGCGCCGAAGTTTTTCTCAAAGGTTAATAGAAAGGGAGTTCCGGTGTATGCTGTATGGGCAACTGGTCTGATTGGAGCTCTTGCATTCTTTGCTTCTATGATTGGAGAAGGAAAAGCATACTACATATTCTATAACGCTTCCGGCCTTTCTGGGTTTATGATTTGGCTGGGTATCGCAATTTGCCACTACAGATTCAGGAAAGCCTGGGTGAAGCAGGGACACAGTCTTGATGAACTGAAATACAAAGCTCTGTTTTATCCATTTGCACCAATTTTCGCTATGATTTCCATTACCATCGTTATCTTCGGAGCCAATGTATGGGTATTTGAAGAAGGTGCATTTACATGGTTTGATTTCATCACTAATTATTGCTTAATCGTTATTATTCCTGGTCTCTATTTCGGGTATAAGTGGAAACACAAGACAAAGATAGTTCCTCTGGAAGAATGTGATTTCACCCTTCCAAAAGAAGAGACTGTGGATAACTCAAAATAA
- a CDS encoding ISLre2 family transposase has translation MFGEVHYHRTYYKHKTETEYRYLSDELMGIDSYDKMDVALKSRLIEEAIDTPYARSGRKAAETLQISSQSVMNAIRELGPVRNNEVKISRSKETPTILYIEADEDHVALQAGGCSEPKLVYVHEGRTQVGKERWKLQNPRYFGGMYRESEELWNEVADYIDTAYDYDKIEKIYLSGDGASWIKSGATIINKSIFVLDRYHLHKAVKTAGAHIENAEREIWRALKREDKEYLKVVFETILDAAETETKAQSVKEAKTYIMNHWENIKYHYSKDYSGCSAEGHISHIYSDRLSSRPLGWSREGVDQMARLRVFAENGGNLFDLALRKKQERIRVTRAIELDLKLCRKKIRKVSGETIDNLPALNSGKRTQLALALRGLRGI, from the coding sequence ATATTTGGTGAGGTTCATTATCATAGAACGTACTACAAGCATAAAACCGAAACGGAATATCGATATTTATCGGATGAACTGATGGGAATCGACTCCTACGACAAAATGGATGTTGCCTTGAAATCCAGACTGATTGAAGAAGCGATTGATACCCCGTACGCAAGAAGTGGCAGGAAAGCTGCCGAGACACTACAGATTTCAAGCCAGAGTGTTATGAACGCCATAAGGGAACTAGGCCCGGTCAGGAATAACGAAGTGAAAATTTCAAGATCAAAAGAAACGCCTACAATTCTCTACATTGAAGCTGACGAAGATCACGTTGCGCTTCAGGCTGGCGGCTGTTCAGAACCAAAGCTTGTGTATGTGCATGAAGGCAGGACACAGGTCGGAAAAGAAAGGTGGAAACTGCAGAACCCGAGATATTTCGGTGGAATGTACAGGGAATCAGAAGAACTCTGGAACGAAGTAGCAGATTACATTGATACCGCCTATGACTATGATAAGATTGAAAAAATATATTTGTCAGGGGATGGAGCAAGCTGGATAAAGTCAGGAGCAACCATAATCAACAAAAGTATTTTCGTACTTGACCGATACCACCTGCACAAGGCGGTAAAAACAGCAGGAGCGCATATTGAAAACGCTGAGAGGGAAATATGGAGAGCCCTTAAAAGAGAAGACAAAGAATACTTAAAGGTCGTATTTGAAACCATCCTGGATGCAGCAGAAACAGAGACAAAGGCACAATCGGTGAAAGAAGCAAAGACCTATATCATGAATCATTGGGAAAACATTAAGTATCACTATTCCAAGGATTATTCGGGCTGCAGTGCCGAAGGGCACATTAGCCATATCTATTCAGATCGGCTCAGTTCCAGGCCGCTGGGATGGAGCCGTGAGGGAGTCGATCAGATGGCAAGACTCCGAGTCTTTGCTGAAAACGGAGGTAATCTATTCGATCTGGCGCTAAGAAAGAAACAAGAACGAATCAGAGTGACAAGAGCCATTGAACTGGACTTAAAATTATGCAGAAAAAAGATACGAAAAGTCAGTGGAGAGACAATCGATAACCTGCCTGCTCTAAATTCAGGAAAGCGCACTCAACTGGCATTAGCATTACGAGGACTCAGGGGAATTTAA
- a CDS encoding YcxB family protein translates to MKEKEIQISSILNQTDYNALRNYFMYQKKPARTKFIVSIVLFSFLLLIISGTPYSLPFFKPLGISGIIIVTLIYCWISFEVRKLEINIKDMFHKAQELTLNVSGISAKWGKAANAAKYEWTAFESAVETDVYFFLFLERDYALTIPKVELKEHFVTEIREMISTHMKLNSELSGFKAKGL, encoded by the coding sequence GTGAAGGAAAAAGAAATTCAAATATCATCCATTCTAAACCAAACGGACTACAATGCGCTTCGAAATTATTTCATGTATCAGAAAAAACCTGCAAGAACCAAATTTATCGTTTCAATTGTTCTTTTCTCATTTCTCTTACTAATTATAAGCGGCACGCCATACTCACTGCCATTCTTTAAACCACTGGGGATTTCCGGCATTATAATTGTAACCCTGATTTATTGCTGGATCAGTTTTGAGGTACGAAAATTAGAGATAAATATAAAAGACATGTTTCATAAAGCGCAGGAACTTACCCTAAATGTTTCAGGCATTTCGGCAAAATGGGGGAAGGCTGCAAATGCAGCAAAATATGAATGGACTGCTTTTGAATCCGCAGTCGAAACCGATGTCTATTTTTTTCTTTTTCTCGAGAGGGATTATGCACTTACCATTCCTAAAGTTGAACTTAAGGAACATTTTGTTACTGAAATCCGAGAAATGATCTCAACACATATGAAATTGAATTCGGAACTATCTGGATTTAAAGCAAAGGGCTTATAA
- the nhaC gene encoding Na+/H+ antiporter NhaC, which translates to MGKRIPMWQILLVMLVLMATLIFTIIVTEGYVHIALIISAAFAAVIAYLNGFKWSYLEKGIINNIGRSMQAILILLCIGMLIGTWIAGGIVPALIYYGLMIMSPGIFLVATCLICSIVSLATGSSWTTAGTVGIALIGIGTGLGISMPMAAGAIISGAYFGDKMSPLSDTTNLAPAMAGSQLFDHVRHMILTTGPSLVITLIIFGVLGLGHGGENVDMSQVDMLMSTMRENFTITPILIIPPLLVIAMVVFKVPALPGLFVGVLLGVLCAVAFQGANFGELVTITAYDGYVSETGNQFVDDLLTRGGFSYMYYTVGLILCAMCIGGVLDSTNMLKIICEHLLKFAKGTGSLVGITIITCIVVNIAASDQYLSIVLPGRMYKEAYEDRRLKNKNLSRVLEDSGTLTSPLVPWNTCGTYQSTTLGVPTLEYLPYCFLNIINPFVSLFYGITGITMEKMTDEEYEACMRQRKLDAELAERTMS; encoded by the coding sequence ATGGGTAAAAGAATTCCAATGTGGCAAATTCTTTTAGTAATGCTGGTCCTGATGGCGACGCTAATATTTACAATTATCGTCACAGAAGGATATGTTCACATCGCACTGATCATTTCCGCCGCCTTTGCCGCTGTAATAGCGTATCTCAACGGATTTAAATGGTCGTATCTGGAAAAAGGTATTATTAATAATATCGGAAGATCGATGCAGGCCATCCTAATTTTGCTGTGCATCGGCATGCTGATTGGAACATGGATAGCCGGCGGGATTGTACCTGCATTGATTTACTATGGTTTGATGATCATGAGCCCAGGCATCTTTTTAGTTGCTACCTGTTTGATTTGTAGCATCGTCTCTCTTGCAACAGGAAGCTCCTGGACTACTGCCGGAACCGTTGGTATTGCACTGATTGGTATCGGAACCGGTTTGGGGATTTCGATGCCTATGGCGGCGGGGGCGATTATTTCCGGAGCATATTTTGGAGATAAAATGTCACCTCTGTCTGATACGACCAATTTGGCTCCCGCTATGGCAGGCTCCCAGCTATTCGATCACGTCAGACATATGATTCTGACAACAGGGCCGTCACTGGTTATTACGCTGATTATATTTGGTGTACTTGGTTTGGGCCACGGTGGAGAAAATGTTGATATGAGTCAGGTTGACATGCTAATGTCTACCATGCGTGAGAATTTTACGATTACACCGATCTTAATCATTCCTCCGCTCCTTGTAATCGCAATGGTTGTTTTTAAAGTACCTGCACTTCCCGGCTTATTTGTCGGAGTTCTGTTAGGTGTACTTTGTGCCGTTGCATTCCAGGGTGCGAATTTTGGAGAATTAGTTACAATTACGGCTTATGACGGCTATGTTTCCGAGACCGGTAATCAGTTTGTAGATGATCTGCTTACCAGAGGTGGATTCAGTTATATGTATTATACAGTGGGTCTGATACTCTGTGCTATGTGCATCGGCGGCGTTCTTGATTCAACTAATATGCTTAAGATCATCTGCGAACATCTGCTGAAGTTTGCAAAGGGAACAGGATCTTTAGTTGGAATTACAATCATAACCTGTATCGTTGTTAATATTGCTGCATCCGATCAGTACCTTTCCATCGTGCTCCCGGGTAGAATGTACAAAGAAGCTTATGAAGACAGAAGACTGAAGAATAAGAATCTGTCCCGTGTGCTGGAAGACTCCGGAACGCTAACCTCTCCGCTGGTACCATGGAATACCTGTGGTACATACCAGTCGACTACTCTAGGCGTTCCCACGCTGGAATATCTGCCTTACTGCTTCCTTAACATCATTAATCCTTTCGTCTCTCTGTTCTACGGAATTACCGGTATCACAATGGAGAAGATGACGGATGAAGAATACGAAGCATGCATGCGTCAAAGAAAACTGGATGCTGAACTGGCAGAAAGAACAATGTCCTAA
- a CDS encoding spore coat protein has protein sequence MKIIQNLAGLGDMSEQIIAADFLLNAKATVRDYGTILSESSSPEIRQVLRKQLDAAITMQERIQKYMTTRNYYQIYSPSELIHSGRKNNSTYMDLQ, from the coding sequence ATGAAAATAATTCAAAATCTGGCTGGACTGGGGGACATGAGCGAACAGATCATAGCAGCAGATTTTCTTCTGAATGCGAAAGCAACAGTCAGAGATTATGGTACCATTTTATCTGAATCTTCTTCGCCGGAAATAAGGCAAGTACTTCGAAAGCAGCTGGATGCTGCAATCACTATGCAGGAACGAATTCAAAAATATATGACAACTCGAAACTATTATCAGATTTACAGCCCATCTGAATTGATCCATTCGGGAAGAAAGAACAACAGCACTTACATGGATTTACAATAA
- the cadA gene encoding cadmium-translocating P-type ATPase, which translates to MSNNRKEYILEGLDCANCAAKIEKKVGEISGLQDASVNFVTKTLSFEVNHTEDTEGITSQIKNIVKKLEPDVKVKEKAARRSSKSSPAGQYESLKSNARHAHEGQCCSNHEHGEHEEHSHAHDHEEHSHAHDHNDHGHDHDDHGHDHEHGEGGKKELIKLVLGAAIFGIAVIFQFQTAVEFALFFISYLIVGGEVLLKAVKNIFRGQVFDENFLMTVATIGAFAIQEFPEGVAVMLFYQIGEYVQGIAVNRSRKSITELMDIRPDYANLRVGNDTKRVDPEEVAVGDLILVKPGERVPLDGKVVEGRSMVDTSALTGESVPREVETGNEVLSGFINKNGVLTVEVSKEFGDSTVTKILDLVQNASNRKAPTENFITKFARYYTPAVVIIAAALAVIPPLVMEGATFSEWLYRALVFLVISCPCALVISIPLGFFGGIGGASKRGVLVKGSNYLEALNNVDIVVFDKTGTLTKGVFKVTEIEAKNDFQNDELLEFAAYAESYSTHPIAVSILKEYGREIDQDQISSYNEIAGHGIKVNVKGREILAGNRKLMESEGISADLIDAAGTVVYLAADKKFAGHILISDEIKEDAKEAIAGLKQLGIKKTVMLTGDSRSIAEKVSRQLGLDEFHAELLPNQKVEEIEKLDQEKSKKGKLLFVGDGINDAPVLARADVGIAMGALGSDAAIEAADVVIMTDEPSKIVSGIKMAKRTRTIVWQNIIFAMVVKLIVLGLGAGGVATIWEAVFADVGVALIAVLNAARVLNVKDI; encoded by the coding sequence ATGTCAAACAATAGAAAAGAATATATCCTGGAAGGCTTGGATTGTGCAAACTGCGCAGCAAAAATAGAAAAGAAAGTAGGAGAAATCAGCGGCTTACAAGATGCATCCGTAAACTTTGTAACCAAAACGCTCTCTTTTGAAGTCAATCACACAGAAGATACAGAGGGGATTACCTCTCAGATTAAAAATATCGTCAAGAAATTAGAGCCCGATGTAAAAGTAAAAGAGAAAGCTGCTCGCAGAAGCAGTAAAAGCAGTCCCGCCGGGCAATACGAATCGCTAAAGAGCAATGCACGTCACGCTCATGAAGGACAGTGCTGCAGTAATCATGAACATGGAGAACATGAGGAACACAGTCATGCTCACGATCACGAGGAACACAGTCATGCTCACGATCACAACGATCATGGGCACGATCACGACGATCATGGACACGATCATGAGCATGGCGAAGGCGGAAAAAAGGAATTAATCAAGCTTGTCTTAGGAGCCGCGATCTTTGGTATCGCAGTGATCTTTCAGTTCCAGACCGCAGTAGAATTTGCACTCTTCTTTATCAGCTATCTGATTGTTGGCGGTGAAGTCCTGCTGAAAGCAGTTAAGAACATCTTCCGAGGCCAGGTCTTTGACGAGAATTTCCTGATGACTGTTGCAACCATCGGAGCCTTTGCCATTCAGGAATTTCCCGAAGGTGTCGCAGTGATGCTCTTTTATCAAATCGGCGAATATGTGCAGGGCATCGCAGTAAATCGTTCCAGAAAATCCATCACAGAGCTCATGGATATCCGACCGGATTATGCCAATCTGAGGGTCGGAAATGATACGAAACGAGTGGATCCAGAAGAAGTAGCAGTTGGGGACCTGATCCTTGTCAAGCCGGGCGAAAGAGTTCCTCTTGACGGTAAAGTTGTCGAGGGAAGGTCAATGGTTGATACTTCAGCACTCACGGGAGAATCGGTTCCCCGTGAGGTCGAAACCGGCAACGAGGTTCTCAGTGGCTTCATCAACAAAAATGGAGTCCTGACCGTTGAAGTTTCAAAAGAATTCGGGGATTCTACAGTCACAAAGATCCTTGATCTTGTTCAAAACGCCAGCAATAGAAAAGCGCCGACAGAGAATTTCATTACAAAGTTTGCACGGTATTATACCCCTGCAGTCGTAATCATCGCGGCAGCACTGGCAGTCATTCCCCCTCTGGTCATGGAAGGCGCAACCTTCTCAGAATGGCTGTACAGAGCTTTGGTATTCCTTGTAATCTCTTGTCCTTGTGCTCTGGTCATTTCCATTCCTCTCGGATTTTTCGGAGGAATCGGAGGAGCTTCCAAGCGAGGCGTTCTTGTAAAAGGCAGCAACTATCTTGAGGCTCTGAACAATGTTGACATCGTCGTCTTTGATAAAACCGGTACCCTAACAAAAGGGGTTTTTAAAGTTACCGAAATTGAAGCAAAGAACGATTTTCAGAACGACGAGCTTTTAGAGTTTGCAGCCTATGCGGAGAGTTACTCAACCCACCCCATAGCAGTTTCCATACTAAAGGAGTACGGAAGGGAAATCGATCAGGATCAGATTAGCAGCTATAACGAAATTGCTGGTCATGGAATCAAAGTGAATGTGAAAGGGCGCGAAATCCTTGCCGGAAATCGAAAACTGATGGAATCAGAAGGTATATCAGCAGATCTGATCGATGCAGCAGGCACTGTGGTCTACCTTGCAGCAGACAAAAAATTTGCTGGTCATATCCTCATATCCGATGAGATCAAAGAAGACGCAAAGGAAGCAATTGCTGGCTTAAAGCAGTTGGGTATCAAAAAGACCGTTATGCTCACAGGAGACAGCCGCAGCATTGCAGAAAAAGTTTCTCGTCAGCTGGGGCTGGATGAATTCCATGCCGAATTGCTGCCAAATCAAAAGGTTGAGGAAATTGAAAAACTCGATCAAGAAAAATCAAAAAAGGGAAAATTGCTCTTCGTCGGTGACGGAATTAATGACGCACCTGTTCTTGCAAGGGCTGATGTGGGAATTGCTATGGGAGCTTTAGGATCTGATGCCGCAATCGAAGCTGCTGATGTGGTCATTATGACGGATGAGCCCTCAAAAATTGTATCCGGAATTAAGATGGCTAAGAGAACCAGAACCATCGTTTGGCAGAACATTATCTTCGCCATGGTGGTCAAACTCATCGTTCTGGGTCTTGGAGCAGGAGGGGTCGCAACCATCTGGGAGGCAGTCTTTGCAGACGTAGGTGTGGCTTTGATCGCAGTGTTAAATGCAGCAAGGGTTCTAAATGTAAAGGATATTTAA
- a CDS encoding glycoside hydrolase yields the protein MPWYNIRASQYGSIIVNGYAYPFINQGTLEQWMPDLTYVSSFSYGFTPQGDLIPLNDARVLQTARDHGVQALLVLTPLNEQGQFSNELASQVLNNPEARSRLIENLYQTVNAKDFYGVDFDFEFVNREDADEYVTLVRDTAARLNPEGFIVTVALAPKTYAEQPGLLYGGHDYAGMGQAANLALLMTYEWGYTYGPPMAVAPLNKVREVLDYGVTEISPSKILMGIPNYGYDWTLPYVRGESRAETISNVEARARAARYGVPIQFDEVAQSPFYTYVDEQGRQHEVWFEDARSLRAKLELINEYGLAGISIWTIMNPFPSGQEVLRELYSVAKVE from the coding sequence ATGCCTTGGTATAATATTAGGGCTTCTCAATACGGATCCATTATCGTGAACGGATATGCTTACCCGTTTATTAATCAGGGGACTTTGGAACAGTGGATGCCCGATCTTACCTATGTTTCTTCATTTAGCTACGGCTTTACTCCTCAAGGAGATCTGATTCCACTCAATGATGCACGGGTTTTACAAACTGCGAGAGATCATGGTGTTCAGGCCCTTCTGGTGCTAACACCGCTGAATGAGCAGGGGCAATTCAGCAATGAACTGGCAAGTCAAGTTCTAAATAATCCGGAGGCAAGAAGCAGGCTGATCGAAAATCTTTATCAGACGGTAAACGCGAAAGATTTTTATGGAGTTGATTTTGACTTTGAGTTTGTAAACCGGGAAGATGCAGATGAATATGTGACACTCGTAAGGGACACGGCGGCAAGACTGAATCCGGAAGGTTTCATCGTCACAGTTGCATTGGCTCCGAAGACCTATGCAGAACAGCCGGGCTTGCTTTACGGGGGTCACGACTATGCGGGGATGGGGCAGGCTGCTAATTTGGCACTGCTGATGACCTACGAATGGGGCTATACATATGGACCGCCAATGGCCGTTGCACCGCTGAATAAGGTCCGTGAAGTCTTGGATTATGGTGTTACAGAGATCAGTCCTTCTAAGATTCTGATGGGAATACCCAATTACGGATATGACTGGACACTGCCCTATGTAAGGGGTGAATCCAGAGCTGAAACCATTTCCAATGTTGAAGCTCGTGCAAGAGCCGCCAGGTATGGTGTGCCCATTCAATTTGATGAAGTAGCCCAGTCACCGTTTTATACCTATGTTGATGAACAGGGGCGTCAGCATGAGGTTTGGTTTGAAGATGCAAGAAGCTTAAGGGCGAAGCTCGAATTGATCAACGAGTATGGTCTCGCAGGAATCAGTATCTGGACCATAATGAATCCGTTTCCGTCGGGCCAGGAGGTTCTGCGAGAACTCTATTCGGTTGCGAAGGTTGAGTGA
- a CDS encoding MFS transporter, with the protein MYQIANRIDRLPSTPMLRKVLLLAGIGWMFDAMNQGMVSGVMAAIGMDWNLSPEQIGLLGSSGMLGMILGAALSGMAADRWGRKTVVVWTLIIFGVASGLAGFSANYPMLLVLRFCTGFGLGGELPAASTLISEYSPTKIRGRNVILLESFWAWGWILASLVAYLIIPAYGWRAAFWVGAVPALFAAYLRMVMPESPRYLEKAGKGDEADRLVAVMEHEAGFEPFKLKKETSKTSKEAKNRLSLVELWSKKYIRSTLVLWTIWIGINFGYYGFVLWTPSLLVAQGFNLVKSFEFTLIMSLAQLPGYFSAAYLVERIGRKWVLAIYFAGTALAAWLFGHAGSTGQVLFFGCLLYFFSLGAWGCVYAYTPEVYPTVARASGSGWAAAFGRIGAFVAPLILPILIRFYGEEKGYGYIFILLTVVFAAVAIVVALFGKETMGKSLEEISE; encoded by the coding sequence ATGTATCAAATTGCTAATCGTATTGACCGCCTTCCTTCAACACCTATGCTGAGAAAAGTATTACTGCTTGCAGGAATCGGCTGGATGTTTGATGCCATGAATCAAGGAATGGTCTCCGGAGTGATGGCTGCAATCGGAATGGACTGGAACCTATCACCAGAACAAATTGGGTTATTGGGAAGCTCGGGAATGCTTGGAATGATCCTGGGTGCAGCTTTGTCTGGGATGGCTGCTGATCGATGGGGACGCAAAACAGTAGTGGTGTGGACGTTGATTATATTTGGGGTTGCAAGCGGTTTGGCTGGCTTCTCAGCCAATTATCCCATGCTTCTGGTACTGAGATTTTGTACAGGCTTTGGGTTAGGAGGAGAACTTCCGGCTGCATCAACGCTGATAAGTGAATATTCCCCGACAAAGATTCGTGGCCGAAACGTTATTCTTTTGGAGAGTTTCTGGGCATGGGGCTGGATTCTAGCTTCGCTGGTAGCCTATCTGATTATCCCTGCATACGGTTGGCGCGCTGCTTTCTGGGTTGGTGCCGTTCCCGCTCTCTTTGCTGCTTATCTAAGGATGGTGATGCCTGAGTCTCCCCGTTATCTTGAAAAGGCTGGAAAAGGCGATGAAGCAGACCGTCTTGTAGCCGTTATGGAACACGAGGCTGGGTTTGAGCCATTTAAACTCAAAAAAGAAACTTCTAAAACCAGTAAAGAGGCTAAAAATAGATTGTCTCTAGTTGAATTGTGGTCAAAGAAATATATTCGGAGTACCTTGGTTTTGTGGACCATTTGGATTGGAATTAACTTTGGATATTACGGTTTTGTTTTATGGACACCCTCTCTTTTGGTAGCCCAGGGCTTTAATCTGGTCAAGAGCTTTGAATTTACGTTGATTATGAGCCTGGCACAGCTGCCCGGATATTTCAGCGCGGCTTACCTTGTAGAACGAATTGGGAGAAAATGGGTGCTTGCCATCTACTTTGCTGGTACTGCATTGGCAGCATGGTTATTCGGTCATGCAGGATCGACAGGACAGGTTCTATTCTTTGGATGTCTTCTTTATTTCTTTAGTTTGGGAGCCTGGGGCTGCGTATATGCATATACACCAGAGGTTTATCCTACAGTAGCAAGAGCAAGCGGCTCCGGATGGGCGGCTGCATTTGGGAGAATTGGCGCATTCGTTGCACCTCTTATCCTTCCAATCCTTATCAGGTTCTATGGAGAAGAAAAAGGTTACGGATATATTTTTATTTTGCTCACTGTAGTCTTTGCCGCAGTCGCTATCGTTGTAGCACTGTTTGGAAAGGAAACCATGGGAAAATCTCTTGAGGAGATCAGCGAATAA